In a single window of the Scophthalmus maximus strain ysfricsl-2021 chromosome 18, ASM2237912v1, whole genome shotgun sequence genome:
- the pla2g7 gene encoding platelet-activating factor acetylhydrolase isoform X1, whose amino-acid sequence MFTHGGFVQLLVKRIYKWASTDQRGHTLGFVTMGSTCSNHLGIPPAKGPNAVGCTDFMMDHTAQGSFFRLYYPCQESEKAEKPDWVPCREYFIGLADFMKINRSVSERIFNYLFGSFKIPAYWDAPFKSNGKCPVVIFSHGLGAFRTLYSAICAELASQGFIVASVEHRDQSASATFYFREAPESEKAKENAPKTSPSAGENLVKEWMYYRALQHGESEFPLRNKQVKQRADECILALEKLAAINSGTRVRNALQTQFDWATLENSMDLCRIAAMGHSFGGATAIEALCKDVRFKCAVALDTWMFPLDDEIFPRVKQPIFFINSERFQWAGNISRMRKLDSAVIQRKMITIRGTVHQSFPDFTFLTGNWIGKLMNLKGEIDPEVAMDLSNKATLAFLQRHLGLEKNFNQWDALINGEDENLIPGTNVTVLQSSI is encoded by the exons ATGTTTACTCATGGAGGCTTTGTACAGTTGTTAGTCAAGAGGATTTACAAGTGGGCCAGTACAG ACCAGAGGGGCCACACGCTCGGTTTCGTCACCATGGGCAGCACCTGCAGTAATCATCTCGGGATCCCTCCAGCCAAGGGCCCCAACGCTGTGGGATGCACCGACTTCATGATGGACCACACTGCACAG GGCAGCTTCTTCAGGCTCTACTATCCTTGTCAGGAGAGCGAGAAAGCGGAAAAACCAGACTGGGTCCCATGCAGGGAGTATTTCATCGGTCTGGCAGACTTCATGAAAATCAACCGGTCTGTCAGTGAAAGGATTTTCAACTACCTCTTTG GTTCATTTAAGATCCCCGCCTACTGGGATGCTCCGTTCAAATCAAATGGAAAATGCCCTGTTGTCATCTTCTCCCATGGCCTGGGAGCCTTCAG GACTTTGTATTCGGCGATATGTGCAGAACTGGCCTCTCAAGGCTTCATCGTGGCGTCGGTGGAACACAG AGACCAGTCGGCGTCGGCTACGTTTTATTTCCGAGAGGCGCCGGAGTCGGAGAAGGCGAAGGAGAACGCACCTAAAACATCACCGTCGGCCGGAGAAAACTTGGTGAAGGAGTGGATGTACTACAGAGCTCTGCAGCACGGCGAGAGTGAATTCCCCCTCCGGAATAAACAG GTGAAGCAGAGGGCAGACGAATGCATTTTGGCTCTGGAAAAACTTGCCGCGATCAACTCGGGGACGCGGGTGCGGAATGCTTTGCAAACGCAGTTCGACTGGGCGACGCTGGAG AACTCCATGGACCTGTGCAGGATAGCAGCGATGGGACACTCCTTCGGGGGAGCGACGGCCATCGAAGCTCTGTGCAAAGACGTCAGATTCAA GTGTGCCGTAGCACTGGACACCTGGATGTTTCCTTTGGATGACGAGATCTTTCCCCGAGTGAAGCAGCCGATCTTCTTCATTAACTCGGAGAGGTTCCAGTGGGCGGGGAACATCAGCCGCATGCGGAAGCTGGACTCGGCCGTCATCCAGAGGAAAATGATCACCATCAG AGGAACGGTCCACCAGAGCTTCCCAGACTTCACCTTCCTGACGGGCAACTGGATCGGCAAACTGATGAATCTGAAGGGAGAGATCGACCCAGAGGTCGCCATGGACCTCTCCAACAAGGCGACGCTAGCCTTTTTGCAACGCCATCTAG GTCTAGAGAAGAACTTTAACCAGTGGGACGCTCTGATCAACGGGGAGGATGAAAACCTCATTCCAGGCACTAATGTCACCGTGCTTCAGTCTTCCATCTGA
- the pla2g7 gene encoding platelet-activating factor acetylhydrolase isoform X2 — MGSTCSNHLGIPPAKGPNAVGCTDFMMDHTAQGSFFRLYYPCQESEKAEKPDWVPCREYFIGLADFMKINRSVSERIFNYLFGSFKIPAYWDAPFKSNGKCPVVIFSHGLGAFRTLYSAICAELASQGFIVASVEHRDQSASATFYFREAPESEKAKENAPKTSPSAGENLVKEWMYYRALQHGESEFPLRNKQVKQRADECILALEKLAAINSGTRVRNALQTQFDWATLENSMDLCRIAAMGHSFGGATAIEALCKDVRFKCAVALDTWMFPLDDEIFPRVKQPIFFINSERFQWAGNISRMRKLDSAVIQRKMITIRGTVHQSFPDFTFLTGNWIGKLMNLKGEIDPEVAMDLSNKATLAFLQRHLGLEKNFNQWDALINGEDENLIPGTNVTVLQSSI, encoded by the exons ATGGGCAGCACCTGCAGTAATCATCTCGGGATCCCTCCAGCCAAGGGCCCCAACGCTGTGGGATGCACCGACTTCATGATGGACCACACTGCACAG GGCAGCTTCTTCAGGCTCTACTATCCTTGTCAGGAGAGCGAGAAAGCGGAAAAACCAGACTGGGTCCCATGCAGGGAGTATTTCATCGGTCTGGCAGACTTCATGAAAATCAACCGGTCTGTCAGTGAAAGGATTTTCAACTACCTCTTTG GTTCATTTAAGATCCCCGCCTACTGGGATGCTCCGTTCAAATCAAATGGAAAATGCCCTGTTGTCATCTTCTCCCATGGCCTGGGAGCCTTCAG GACTTTGTATTCGGCGATATGTGCAGAACTGGCCTCTCAAGGCTTCATCGTGGCGTCGGTGGAACACAG AGACCAGTCGGCGTCGGCTACGTTTTATTTCCGAGAGGCGCCGGAGTCGGAGAAGGCGAAGGAGAACGCACCTAAAACATCACCGTCGGCCGGAGAAAACTTGGTGAAGGAGTGGATGTACTACAGAGCTCTGCAGCACGGCGAGAGTGAATTCCCCCTCCGGAATAAACAG GTGAAGCAGAGGGCAGACGAATGCATTTTGGCTCTGGAAAAACTTGCCGCGATCAACTCGGGGACGCGGGTGCGGAATGCTTTGCAAACGCAGTTCGACTGGGCGACGCTGGAG AACTCCATGGACCTGTGCAGGATAGCAGCGATGGGACACTCCTTCGGGGGAGCGACGGCCATCGAAGCTCTGTGCAAAGACGTCAGATTCAA GTGTGCCGTAGCACTGGACACCTGGATGTTTCCTTTGGATGACGAGATCTTTCCCCGAGTGAAGCAGCCGATCTTCTTCATTAACTCGGAGAGGTTCCAGTGGGCGGGGAACATCAGCCGCATGCGGAAGCTGGACTCGGCCGTCATCCAGAGGAAAATGATCACCATCAG AGGAACGGTCCACCAGAGCTTCCCAGACTTCACCTTCCTGACGGGCAACTGGATCGGCAAACTGATGAATCTGAAGGGAGAGATCGACCCAGAGGTCGCCATGGACCTCTCCAACAAGGCGACGCTAGCCTTTTTGCAACGCCATCTAG GTCTAGAGAAGAACTTTAACCAGTGGGACGCTCTGATCAACGGGGAGGATGAAAACCTCATTCCAGGCACTAATGTCACCGTGCTTCAGTCTTCCATCTGA